The Spirochaeta isovalerica genome includes a window with the following:
- a CDS encoding MATE family efflux transporter: protein MKKKLEKNLLGDPVRPLIFRLAVPVMLSGLLRTSYSFVDMIFASRIGGLQVASVAFVAPLFIMIQALGVGLSTGGVSVIAKTLGEEKPEKASRYASQLRYIILFFALALMLIGIFLSDAILRLLGISGDMLQQSTIYTKIRFFSIPMTLIFQLYMAFYKSQGKMAMTMYLAFFGVVANAGLNALFILVLDGGIGGLAYATLVTMLLQVVLILVFYHSKIHDFDLFWVYKRKILDPIILKDLFKVGMPLAFSQASSQFGFLLINSFIAPYGYQVVAAFAIGNQVNSLFFAPTTGVGQALIPLIAQNWGKKAMDRIRTAISTGLVFAIVFGFIGAVCIQFIIEPVGTYLAKGDPDIIKHVLNYIRLMGWTLIAWSIFQSLSGIFNGFQKTNITMSITIMRLWALRIPGLLALRYVFTSIGEYGVWYTMFFSNVITALLALVLYFVYIPQLLFKERNTINE, encoded by the coding sequence TTGAAAAAAAAATTAGAAAAGAATCTTCTGGGAGATCCGGTCAGGCCTCTGATTTTCAGATTGGCTGTCCCGGTCATGCTCTCGGGATTATTGAGAACATCCTACAGCTTTGTCGATATGATATTCGCTTCAAGAATCGGTGGACTCCAGGTCGCATCTGTCGCTTTTGTCGCGCCTCTGTTCATTATGATTCAGGCTCTCGGCGTGGGACTGTCCACTGGCGGAGTCAGTGTAATAGCGAAAACCCTTGGTGAGGAAAAGCCGGAAAAAGCATCGCGATACGCTTCCCAGCTTCGGTATATCATCCTGTTTTTCGCTCTGGCTTTAATGCTGATAGGTATATTTCTATCCGATGCCATTCTCAGGCTGCTGGGTATCTCCGGAGATATGCTCCAACAATCTACCATTTACACTAAAATCCGGTTTTTCAGTATTCCCATGACTCTTATTTTTCAGCTCTATATGGCTTTCTACAAGTCCCAGGGAAAAATGGCTATGACTATGTATCTGGCTTTTTTCGGAGTTGTGGCTAACGCAGGATTGAACGCTCTTTTTATTCTTGTTCTGGATGGTGGTATAGGAGGTTTAGCTTATGCCACTTTGGTAACTATGCTTCTCCAGGTTGTTCTGATTCTTGTTTTCTACCACAGTAAGATCCATGATTTCGATCTTTTCTGGGTATATAAACGAAAGATTCTGGATCCGATTATACTGAAAGATCTTTTCAAAGTAGGCATGCCTCTGGCTTTTTCCCAAGCCAGCTCGCAGTTCGGCTTTCTCCTGATTAATTCTTTTATTGCTCCCTATGGTTATCAAGTCGTTGCAGCTTTTGCCATAGGCAATCAGGTAAATTCTCTTTTTTTCGCCCCTACTACGGGCGTGGGGCAGGCCCTCATTCCTTTGATCGCCCAGAACTGGGGGAAAAAGGCTATGGACAGAATCAGAACCGCTATCAGTACGGGACTGGTTTTTGCGATAGTATTCGGATTTATCGGGGCTGTATGCATTCAATTTATTATAGAACCTGTCGGGACATATCTGGCAAAAGGTGATCCTGACATAATAAAACATGTTCTCAATTATATCAGGCTGATGGGTTGGACGCTTATCGCCTGGAGTATTTTCCAATCGCTTAGTGGAATCTTCAATGGGTTTCAAAAAACAAATATAACAATGAGTATTACGATAATGAGGCTTTGGGCTTTAAGAATTCCCGGTCTTCTGGCATTGCGTTACGTTTTCACTTCAATCGGGGAGTACGGAGTCTGGTACACCATGTTCTTTTCAAATGTGATAACGGCATTGCTGGCTCTCGTGCTCTATTTTGTCTATATTCCACAACTCCTGTTCAAGGAGCGGAATACAATAAACGAATGA
- a CDS encoding cupin domain-containing protein, whose amino-acid sequence MELKNFFPGEEIELEDLGNGMKRKVTAFHDNLMCVEVHFEKGAIGALHSHPHEQITYILSGEFEFNIGGTKKVLKAGDSTFKQPHIEHGALCLKEGVLLDIFTPCRKDFLN is encoded by the coding sequence ATGGAATTGAAAAACTTTTTTCCTGGAGAAGAGATAGAATTAGAGGATCTCGGGAACGGTATGAAAAGAAAAGTTACGGCTTTTCACGATAATCTTATGTGCGTGGAAGTTCATTTTGAGAAAGGGGCAATCGGCGCATTGCACTCCCATCCACATGAGCAGATCACATACATTCTCTCCGGTGAATTCGAGTTCAATATCGGCGGAACTAAAAAAGTACTGAAAGCAGGCGATTCGACATTCAAACAGCCTCATATTGAGCATGGTGCCCTTTGTTTGAAAGAGGGGGTCTTGCTGGACATTTTTACACCGTGCCGGAAAGATTTTTTAAACTAG
- a CDS encoding SDR family NAD(P)-dependent oxidoreductase translates to MSKIAMITGGTGGIGMETAKALGKQGYEIILNGIDSAQGEKALQTLADMGIKAELFLYDVTKEEEVLAGWEKIGAKYEKIDVLVNNAGGLGGRSRFEEMTTEFYRFVMALNLDSAFFNSRAAIPFLKKSENASIINFTSIAGWNSGGPGAGVYGTSKAAVTTLTRALAKDLAEYGIRVNAVSPGTIDTAFHDAIRKSKPEVFESWKNNILLKRLGQPQEVASVIEFLVSEKASFITGEIVQINGGQDFL, encoded by the coding sequence ATGAGTAAAATAGCAATGATTACCGGAGGAACCGGTGGAATCGGGATGGAAACAGCGAAAGCTCTGGGCAAGCAGGGATATGAAATAATTTTAAACGGTATAGATTCCGCCCAGGGGGAGAAAGCCCTTCAAACACTAGCCGATATGGGAATAAAAGCAGAACTTTTTCTCTACGATGTAACCAAAGAAGAAGAAGTTCTGGCCGGATGGGAAAAGATCGGCGCCAAATATGAAAAAATCGACGTACTGGTTAATAATGCCGGTGGTTTGGGAGGCAGAAGCCGTTTCGAAGAGATGACAACGGAATTCTACCGATTCGTTATGGCTCTGAATCTGGATAGCGCTTTCTTCAATTCCAGAGCAGCTATTCCCTTTCTCAAAAAATCGGAAAACGCTTCCATTATCAACTTTACATCCATTGCTGGATGGAATTCCGGAGGTCCGGGAGCCGGAGTCTACGGAACATCAAAAGCCGCTGTCACTACGCTGACCAGAGCTCTGGCAAAAGACCTGGCCGAATACGGCATCAGAGTCAACGCCGTATCTCCCGGTACAATCGATACAGCTTTCCATGATGCGATTAGAAAGTCCAAACCCGAGGTTTTTGAATCGTGGAAAAACAATATTCTTCTTAAAAGACTGGGACAACCCCAGGAAGTCGCATCTGTAATCGAGTTTCTCGTAAGTGAAAAAGCTTCTTTCATCACCGGTGAAATCGTTCAGATCAATGGTGGTCAGGATTTCCTTTAA
- a CDS encoding sn-glycerol-3-phosphate ABC transporter ATP-binding protein UgpC, protein MANLSIKNVKKVYSGGVEALRDFNMEIEHGEFIVFVGPSGCGKSTMLRMIAGLETITDGELIMEGRKINNVAPADRNIAMVFQNYALFGTQTVYENIGFPLTVRHVNGDDIHQKVMEAAEIVEIIPELNRKPKQLSGGQRQRVAIGRSLVRSPEIFLMDEPLSNLDAKLRNQTRKELAKLHRKLGATFIYVTHDQVEAMTIADRIVVLNRGQIQQIGTPHEIYMNPVNMFVAGFIGSPAMNFLRGRIENIHFVSPELTITIAEENRKYLSEFDGKEVILGFRPEHFSLYGGTGESFKVSMDIVECLGSEYVAYFNLSGTELRARFATENHDIHVGDELELFLNTDKCSFFETESELRII, encoded by the coding sequence GTGGCAAACCTCAGTATCAAAAATGTTAAGAAAGTCTATTCCGGAGGAGTGGAAGCTTTGAGGGATTTCAATATGGAGATCGAACACGGGGAGTTTATCGTATTCGTAGGTCCTTCGGGCTGCGGAAAATCGACCATGCTCCGGATGATAGCTGGTCTCGAAACCATAACCGACGGTGAGCTGATTATGGAAGGGCGGAAAATCAACAATGTTGCCCCGGCAGATAGAAACATCGCTATGGTTTTTCAGAACTATGCTCTTTTCGGGACACAAACCGTATATGAAAACATAGGTTTCCCCCTGACTGTTCGACACGTCAATGGAGACGATATCCATCAGAAGGTAATGGAAGCAGCGGAAATTGTCGAGATCATTCCCGAACTGAACAGAAAGCCCAAACAGCTTTCGGGAGGGCAGAGGCAGAGAGTCGCCATTGGACGGTCTCTAGTCAGAAGCCCTGAGATCTTTCTTATGGACGAACCACTTTCCAATCTCGACGCCAAGCTGCGGAATCAGACAAGGAAAGAGCTGGCCAAGCTTCACAGAAAGCTGGGAGCCACTTTTATATATGTGACCCACGATCAGGTGGAGGCTATGACCATTGCCGATAGGATAGTTGTGCTTAACAGAGGACAAATTCAGCAGATCGGTACGCCCCATGAGATCTATATGAATCCTGTCAATATGTTTGTCGCCGGCTTTATCGGAAGTCCAGCAATGAATTTCCTCAGGGGCAGGATTGAGAACATACATTTTGTCAGCCCTGAATTGACAATTACTATTGCCGAGGAAAATCGAAAGTATCTCAGTGAATTTGATGGGAAAGAGGTCATTCTGGGGTTTCGGCCCGAGCATTTCTCTCTTTACGGAGGAACTGGTGAATCCTTTAAAGTCAGCATGGATATTGTCGAGTGTCTGGGAAGCGAATATGTAGCCTATTTTAACCTTTCCGGAACAGAACTGCGTGCCCGTTTTGCAACAGAGAACCACGATATTCATGTAGGCGATGAACTGGAGCTTTTCCTGAATACGGATAAGTGCAGTTTTTTCGAAACGGAATCTGAACTGAGGATTATATAA
- a CDS encoding heparinase II/III domain-containing protein has product MKYSDIEKLKVLVNSQDRLGNFVLRAREEVDDFFHNFDDSPDRTSRWAHHYFCEEEGARLLFDPKTPHRHECSVCGKVYENHELFDGCWLTMYRNLAVVNAWKSALIFKLTGEERFLANLVKFASYYSENYLNFILHNKEGLEFDNLEDAAWGVSRIMPQSLNEAIFIIRLVNAFQLVKEDLPDGFIDRMERDFFSQAFIMLKPQVHQIHNIPTWLNSAIGVMGLFLGNREMIDYAFNGPNNQIRQLTEGVTDDYFWYEGSIHYNFFLLEGVANLLLFCELYGYDFPLGKETVEKMLDAAYIYAFDNHLLPNPNDGWPDINLKTYSYVYAIGTKIFGEDSRIGHLMASIVNKVGDRGSLPLSKPYYFENDISLEELLFVPELRYKMTTPVISGSVNFKSSYCGLIKSYGSNVFIKYGHNGPSHAHPDKMNIEVLLKGEMLSRDLSNSGYGNPLCNEWHKMSPSHNTVVVNGESHKGFKGGECLIEEELHMKVRSTGVYEDVNFERDIQLNDSGFKDRFAVEAANSSIFDYFFHIEGELLEEPLLEKGDIIFDENGYQHIRDIKKVSESARDQLRLKWKIGSISVDCLVNTEQTEIFLAKSPDNSASGYRNTLILRKRGNEASFEVNWIVIK; this is encoded by the coding sequence TTGAAATATTCTGATATTGAGAAATTGAAAGTTCTTGTCAACTCACAGGACAGACTTGGAAATTTTGTCTTACGGGCGAGAGAGGAAGTCGATGATTTTTTCCATAATTTCGATGATTCCCCTGACCGGACTTCCCGCTGGGCTCATCACTATTTCTGCGAAGAAGAGGGAGCCAGGCTCCTGTTCGATCCTAAGACTCCGCACAGACACGAATGCAGCGTTTGCGGAAAAGTTTATGAGAATCATGAACTGTTTGACGGGTGCTGGCTGACTATGTACAGGAATCTCGCCGTGGTAAATGCCTGGAAATCCGCTTTGATTTTCAAACTGACTGGTGAGGAGAGATTTCTGGCGAATCTGGTGAAGTTTGCAAGTTATTATAGTGAAAATTATCTGAATTTCATTCTTCACAACAAGGAGGGGTTGGAATTTGATAATCTTGAAGACGCGGCATGGGGAGTTTCCAGAATCATGCCCCAGTCTCTCAATGAAGCGATCTTTATCATACGTCTTGTCAATGCTTTTCAGCTTGTAAAAGAGGATCTCCCCGATGGTTTTATAGATAGAATGGAGAGGGATTTCTTCAGTCAGGCTTTTATAATGTTAAAGCCCCAGGTCCATCAGATTCATAACATTCCCACATGGCTCAATAGCGCGATTGGTGTTATGGGGCTTTTTCTCGGAAACCGGGAGATGATCGATTATGCATTTAACGGACCCAACAATCAAATCCGGCAGTTAACAGAAGGTGTTACAGATGATTACTTCTGGTACGAAGGCTCTATCCATTATAATTTTTTCCTTCTGGAAGGTGTGGCCAATCTGCTTCTGTTCTGCGAATTGTACGGATATGATTTTCCCTTAGGTAAAGAAACAGTAGAGAAGATGCTGGATGCAGCTTACATTTATGCCTTCGACAATCATCTTCTACCCAATCCCAATGATGGCTGGCCCGATATCAATCTGAAAACATATTCATATGTTTACGCAATCGGCACGAAAATCTTCGGTGAAGATAGCCGTATCGGGCATTTGATGGCCTCAATCGTAAATAAAGTAGGGGATAGAGGATCTCTCCCTCTGTCTAAACCCTATTACTTTGAAAATGACATTTCTCTGGAAGAGCTCCTCTTTGTTCCTGAGCTCAGGTATAAAATGACGACCCCTGTTATTAGCGGCTCTGTTAATTTCAAGTCATCATATTGCGGGCTCATTAAAAGCTATGGATCGAATGTCTTTATAAAGTACGGGCACAACGGTCCGAGCCATGCCCATCCGGACAAAATGAATATCGAAGTGCTCCTCAAGGGTGAAATGCTCAGTCGGGATTTATCCAATTCCGGCTATGGCAATCCTCTCTGTAATGAGTGGCATAAAATGAGTCCCTCTCATAACACAGTTGTCGTCAATGGAGAAAGCCATAAAGGATTTAAAGGGGGGGAGTGCCTCATTGAAGAAGAGCTTCATATGAAAGTCCGGTCAACCGGAGTCTATGAAGATGTAAATTTTGAACGGGACATACAGTTAAACGATTCCGGGTTCAAAGATCGGTTTGCGGTTGAAGCAGCCAATTCTTCGATCTTCGATTATTTCTTCCACATCGAAGGGGAGTTGCTGGAAGAGCCTCTTCTTGAAAAGGGTGACATTATATTTGACGAGAATGGATATCAACATATTCGTGACATAAAAAAAGTGTCCGAATCTGCAAGAGATCAGTTAAGACTGAAGTGGAAAATCGGATCTATCTCAGTGGATTGTCTTGTCAATACTGAGCAAACTGAAATATTTCTGGCTAAAAGTCCTGATAATTCCGCGTCAGGTTACAGGAACACGCTGATTCTCCGTAAGCGCGGGAATGAGGCTTCCTTTGAAGTCAATTGGATTGTAATAAAATAA